Proteins encoded in a region of the Pseudomonas putida genome:
- a CDS encoding flagellar protein FlaG, with protein sequence MDMNLNVNSASGNLAGAASVGSAQGRADTPVANDAEKGASEAVIQTLAQAVESLQKMSESSHRNLDFSIDEGSGQTVVKVVASDTGEVIRQIPSEVALKLAQSLKEADGLLFNDMA encoded by the coding sequence ATGGACATGAATCTCAATGTGAATTCAGCCTCAGGCAATCTGGCCGGCGCGGCTTCGGTCGGCTCCGCTCAAGGGCGAGCAGATACTCCCGTCGCGAACGATGCTGAGAAGGGCGCTTCGGAAGCAGTCATCCAGACACTGGCACAGGCTGTCGAAAGCCTGCAGAAGATGTCTGAGTCATCCCATCGCAACCTCGACTTTTCCATCGATGAAGGCTCAGGCCAAACCGTGGTCAAGGTCGTGGCGAGCGACACGGGTGAGGTGATTCGGCAGATTCCGTCGGAGGTCGCGCTGAAGTTGGCGCAGAGTCTGAAAGAAGCCGACGGATTGTTGTTCAACGACATGGCTTAA
- the fliS gene encoding flagellar export chaperone FliS, with translation MNRMAALRQYRNVNTQSEIHDASPHRLIQLLMEGGLSRIAQARGCMERGEMFEKAKLISKALDIIAGLREALDFKQGGDLAIDYARLYDFMTRHLVEANRSNSVKALDEVTKVLLELKMGWDGIAQQAAEAP, from the coding sequence ATGAATCGTATGGCTGCGCTTCGCCAATACCGCAACGTCAACACCCAGTCAGAAATCCACGACGCATCTCCGCACCGCTTGATCCAGTTGCTGATGGAAGGTGGCTTGAGCCGTATCGCCCAGGCGCGCGGCTGCATGGAACGTGGTGAAATGTTCGAAAAGGCTAAACTGATCAGCAAGGCTTTGGACATCATCGCGGGCCTGCGCGAAGCGTTGGACTTCAAACAGGGTGGCGATTTGGCGATCGACTATGCGCGTTTGTACGATTTCATGACCCGCCATCTGGTCGAGGCTAACCGTTCCAACAGCGTCAAAGCCCTCGATGAGGTGACCAAGGTGCTGCTGGAGTTGAAGATGGGCTGGGATGGCATTGCTCAGCAAGCTGCGGAGGCACCATGA
- a CDS encoding PAS domain-containing sensor histidine kinase: protein MPQAAHVSLAPDPQGQTPVEQDSRQGVEQAFALFNQVSSQLSQSYSLLEARVSELKGELAVVSAQRIDELSEKERLANRLQNLLDLLPGGVIVIDGQGLVREANPAACELLGEPLVGQLWRQVIARSFAPRKDDGHEVSLRDGRRLSIATRSLDAEPGQLVLLNDLTETRRLQDQLARHERLSSLGRMVASLAHQIRTPLSAAMLYASHLADPEQELGAETRQRFAGTLKERLHELEHQVRDMLVFARGELPLNDRVTPKALFQALQQAAQAHVQGHAVRWQCDSHLGELLCNRDTLVGALLNLIENALQASDGPARLKVHLFRRERSLHLCVSDAGSGIDGDLLGRLGEPFLTTKATGTGLGLAVVKAVVRAHQGTLRLRSKVSRGTCVRVELPLIDGQLAEGM, encoded by the coding sequence ATGCCCCAGGCCGCCCACGTATCCCTAGCCCCCGATCCGCAGGGGCAAACCCCGGTCGAGCAGGACAGCCGCCAGGGTGTCGAACAAGCCTTCGCCCTGTTCAACCAGGTGTCCAGCCAACTGAGCCAGTCCTACAGCCTGCTCGAAGCCCGGGTCAGCGAACTCAAGGGCGAGCTGGCGGTGGTCAGCGCCCAGCGCATCGATGAACTGAGCGAAAAGGAACGCCTGGCCAACCGCCTGCAGAACCTGTTGGACCTGCTGCCTGGCGGGGTGATCGTGATCGATGGTCAGGGCCTGGTGCGCGAGGCCAACCCGGCCGCCTGCGAGCTGCTCGGCGAGCCGCTGGTCGGCCAGTTGTGGCGCCAGGTGATTGCCCGCAGCTTTGCCCCGCGCAAGGATGACGGCCACGAAGTCTCGCTGCGCGACGGCCGTCGCCTGTCCATCGCCACCCGTTCGCTGGATGCCGAGCCTGGCCAGTTGGTGTTGCTCAACGACCTGACCGAAACCCGTCGCCTGCAAGACCAGCTGGCCCGCCACGAGCGCCTGTCTTCGCTGGGGCGCATGGTCGCCTCGCTGGCGCACCAGATCCGCACGCCACTGTCGGCGGCGATGCTCTACGCCAGTCACCTGGCTGATCCCGAGCAAGAGCTGGGCGCGGAAACCCGCCAGCGCTTTGCCGGCACCCTGAAGGAGCGCCTGCACGAGCTGGAACACCAGGTGCGCGACATGCTGGTATTCGCCCGTGGCGAGCTGCCGCTGAATGATCGAGTCACGCCAAAAGCCTTGTTCCAGGCCCTGCAGCAGGCTGCCCAGGCGCATGTGCAAGGGCACGCCGTGCGCTGGCAGTGCGACAGCCACCTGGGTGAGCTGCTGTGCAACCGCGACACCCTGGTTGGTGCATTGCTCAACCTGATCGAAAATGCGCTGCAAGCCAGCGACGGCCCGGCGCGACTGAAGGTGCACCTGTTCCGCCGCGAGCGCAGCCTGCATCTGTGTGTAAGCGATGCCGGCAGTGGTATCGATGGCGACCTGCTCGGCCGCCTGGGCGAGCCGTTCCTGACCACCAAGGCTACCGGTACCGGCTTGGGCCTGGCCGTGGTCAAGGCCGTGGTGCGCGCGCACCAGGGTACGCTGCGCCTGCGCTCGAAGGTTAGCCGTGGTACCTGTGTGCGGGTGGAGCTGCCGTTGATCGACGGGCAACTGGCGGAGGGCATGTAA
- a CDS encoding flagellar protein FliT, with amino-acid sequence MKPSADEPGFTTPALAELSMAQRVSAARVALADALAREDWEAVAELDLECRACVEAVLSESGIDRDQVREDLEGLLELYRSLVADVSEARQAIAREMSEYRKATSQAKVYSIFSGSRR; translated from the coding sequence ATGAAGCCCTCGGCCGACGAGCCAGGTTTCACTACGCCGGCGCTTGCTGAGCTGAGCATGGCCCAGCGAGTCAGCGCCGCTCGCGTAGCTCTGGCTGATGCCTTGGCCCGCGAAGACTGGGAAGCGGTCGCCGAGTTGGACCTCGAATGCCGGGCTTGTGTCGAGGCGGTGCTGAGCGAGTCTGGCATCGACCGTGATCAGGTGCGCGAGGATCTCGAAGGCCTGCTGGAACTCTATCGATCGTTGGTCGCGGACGTAAGTGAGGCGCGTCAGGCCATCGCCCGGGAAATGTCCGAATACCGTAAAGCGACTAGCCAGGCGAAGGTTTACAGCATATTCTCCGGCTCGCGCCGTTGA
- a CDS encoding sigma-54-dependent transcriptional regulator, whose protein sequence is MAIKVLLVEDDRVLRQALGDTLEIGGFAYQAVGSAEEALEAVLEEAFSLVVSDVNMPGMDGHQLLAQLRRQQPQLPVLLMTAHAAVERAVEAMRQGAADYLVKPFEPKALLSLVERHAAGRVAEEEGPVACEPASRQLLELATRVARSDSTVLISGESGTGKEVLARFIHQQSPRAAQPFVAINCAAIPDNMLEATLFGHEKGAFTGAIAAQAGKFEQAEGGTLLLDEISEMPMALQAKLLRVLQEREVERVGGRKPISLDIRVLATTNRDLAGEVAAGRFREDLYYRLSVFPLAWRPLRERPGDILQLAERLLARHVAKMKHAPVQLSPQARACLQAYAWPGNVRELDNALQRALILQQGGVIEAADFCLAGAIPLSAGIEPSPEVVAEPVGLGDDMRRHEYQMIIDTLRAERGRRKEAAERLGISPRTLRYKLAQMRDAGFDVEASLFG, encoded by the coding sequence ATGGCGATCAAGGTGCTGCTGGTCGAGGACGACCGCGTATTGCGCCAGGCGCTGGGCGATACCCTGGAAATCGGCGGCTTCGCCTACCAGGCGGTGGGCAGTGCCGAAGAAGCGCTGGAAGCAGTACTGGAGGAGGCCTTCAGCCTGGTAGTCAGCGATGTGAACATGCCTGGCATGGATGGGCACCAACTGCTGGCCCAGCTGCGCCGCCAGCAACCGCAACTGCCCGTGCTGCTGATGACCGCGCATGCCGCGGTGGAGCGTGCCGTCGAGGCGATGCGCCAAGGGGCTGCCGACTATCTGGTCAAGCCATTCGAACCCAAGGCCTTGCTCAGCCTGGTCGAGCGGCATGCCGCCGGGCGCGTGGCTGAAGAGGAAGGCCCGGTGGCCTGCGAGCCGGCCAGTCGACAGTTGCTGGAGCTGGCCACGCGGGTGGCGCGCAGTGACTCGACCGTGCTGATTTCCGGCGAATCCGGTACCGGCAAGGAAGTGCTGGCGCGCTTCATTCACCAGCAGTCGCCGCGGGCGGCGCAGCCCTTCGTGGCGATCAATTGTGCTGCCATCCCCGACAACATGCTCGAGGCCACCCTGTTCGGCCACGAGAAGGGTGCCTTCACCGGCGCCATCGCTGCCCAGGCCGGCAAGTTCGAGCAGGCCGAAGGTGGCACCTTGCTGCTCGATGAAATCTCGGAAATGCCAATGGCCTTGCAGGCCAAGCTGCTGCGCGTGCTGCAGGAGCGCGAGGTGGAGCGGGTGGGCGGGCGCAAGCCTATCAGCCTGGATATACGCGTGCTGGCCACCACCAACCGTGACCTGGCTGGCGAAGTGGCGGCCGGGCGTTTCCGTGAAGACTTGTACTACCGCCTGTCGGTGTTCCCCCTGGCCTGGCGCCCGCTGCGCGAACGCCCGGGTGACATCCTGCAACTGGCCGAGCGCCTGTTGGCACGCCACGTGGCGAAGATGAAGCACGCCCCGGTGCAGCTGTCGCCCCAGGCCCGAGCCTGCCTGCAGGCGTATGCCTGGCCGGGCAACGTACGCGAACTGGACAACGCCCTGCAGCGGGCGCTGATCCTGCAGCAGGGCGGGGTGATCGAGGCGGCGGATTTTTGTCTGGCAGGCGCCATTCCATTGTCGGCTGGCATCGAGCCATCACCTGAGGTGGTAGCCGAGCCTGTTGGGCTGGGCGATGACATGCGTCGTCATGAGTACCAGATGATCATCGACACCCTGCGCGCTGAGCGCGGCCGCCGCAAAGAGGCCGCCGAACGCCTGGGGATAAGCCCGCGTACCCTGCGCTACAAGCTGGCGCAGATGCGCGATGCCGGGTTTGACGTCGAGGCCAGCCTGTTCGGCTGA
- the fleQ gene encoding transcriptional regulator FleQ, translated as MWRETKILLIDDDSARRRDLAVVLNFLGEENLACSSQDWQQMVEPLSSSREVLCVLIGAVNAPGNLLGLVKTVAAWDEFLPVLLLGEISSAEFPEDLRRRVLSNLEVPPSYSQLLDSLHRAQVYREMYDQARERGRQREPNLFRSLVGTSRAIQHVRQMMQQVADTDASVLILGESGTGKEVVARNLHYHSKRREAPFVPVNCGAIPAELLESELFGHEKGAFTGAITSRAGRFELANGGTLFLDEIGDMPLPMQVKLLRVLQERTFERVGSNKTQSIDVRIIAATHKNLETMIEEGTFREDLYYRLNVFPIEMAPLRERVEDIPLLMNELISRMEHEKRGSIRFNSASIMSLCRHGWPGNVRELANLVERMAIMHPYGVIGVSELPKKFRYVDDEDEQMVDSLRSDLEERVAINGHTPNFSNHAMLPPEGLDLKDYLGSLEQGLIQQALDDANGIVARAAERLRIRRTTLVEKMRKYGMSRQGGEEQAED; from the coding sequence ATGTGGCGTGAAACCAAGATTCTGCTGATCGACGACGACAGCGCGCGTCGCCGCGACTTGGCGGTGGTGCTGAACTTTCTCGGCGAAGAAAACCTCGCTTGCTCCAGTCAGGACTGGCAGCAAATGGTCGAGCCATTGTCTTCGAGTCGCGAAGTGCTGTGCGTGCTCATCGGTGCCGTGAACGCTCCGGGCAACCTCCTTGGGCTCGTTAAGACAGTGGCTGCGTGGGATGAGTTCCTTCCGGTGCTGCTTTTAGGTGAAATTTCTTCTGCGGAGTTCCCGGAAGACCTTCGCCGCCGGGTGCTTTCCAACCTGGAAGTGCCGCCAAGCTATAGCCAGCTGCTGGATTCGCTGCACCGTGCCCAGGTCTACCGCGAGATGTACGACCAGGCGCGCGAGCGCGGCCGCCAGCGCGAGCCCAACCTGTTCCGCAGCCTGGTTGGCACCAGCCGTGCCATCCAGCATGTGCGGCAGATGATGCAGCAGGTGGCTGATACTGACGCCAGTGTGCTGATCCTGGGTGAGTCCGGCACCGGCAAGGAAGTGGTGGCGCGTAACCTGCACTACCATTCCAAGCGCCGCGAAGCGCCGTTCGTGCCGGTGAACTGCGGCGCTATTCCGGCCGAGCTGTTGGAAAGCGAACTGTTCGGCCACGAGAAGGGCGCCTTCACCGGTGCCATCACCAGTCGTGCCGGGCGTTTCGAACTGGCCAACGGCGGCACCCTGTTCCTCGACGAAATCGGCGACATGCCGCTGCCGATGCAGGTCAAGCTGCTGCGTGTGTTGCAGGAGCGTACCTTCGAGCGCGTGGGCAGCAACAAGACCCAGAGCATCGACGTGCGCATCATCGCCGCGACCCACAAGAACCTCGAGACCATGATCGAGGAGGGTACGTTCCGCGAAGACTTGTACTACCGCCTGAACGTGTTCCCCATCGAGATGGCGCCGCTGCGTGAGCGGGTGGAAGACATCCCGCTGCTGATGAATGAGCTGATCTCGCGCATGGAGCACGAGAAGCGCGGGTCCATCCGCTTCAACTCCGCGTCGATCATGTCGCTGTGTCGCCACGGCTGGCCGGGCAACGTTCGCGAGCTGGCCAACCTGGTCGAGCGCATGGCGATCATGCACCCGTACGGGGTGATTGGCGTGTCCGAGCTGCCGAAGAAATTCCGTTACGTCGATGACGAAGATGAGCAGATGGTCGACAGCCTGCGCAGCGACCTGGAAGAGCGCGTCGCAATCAACGGCCATACGCCGAACTTCAGCAACCACGCCATGCTGCCACCTGAAGGCCTGGACCTGAAGGACTACCTGGGTAGCCTGGAGCAGGGCCTGATCCAGCAGGCGCTGGACGATGCCAACGGTATCGTTGCGCGCGCGGCTGAACGTTTGCGCATTCGTCGTACCACCCTGGTCGAGAAGATGCGCAAGTACGGCATGAGCCGCCAAGGTGGGGAGGAACAGGCGGAGGATTGA
- the fliD gene encoding flagellar filament capping protein FliD, with translation MGTSVNGVGSGIDIDSIVSALVSAQKAPKQSQIDKATTKATTSLSAIGTLKSALEKFQKSMEDLAENSSFTGMTAKSSNEEALTAKVGAGAASGTYVIKTTSIATSSKVATQYVSTGTTFGAGTFTITQGSGSPTTIKVASGATLSDIRDSINTQLKDSGITANIISDSEGQRLVLSSATTGEGTDISLSTSSTTLESLKIDGVNTQASDTAGGYVVAPAADAVYTIDGLSMKSSTNEITTAISGVEFTLLEDDSKATITVDTNTDGLKESITSFVDSYNSLMSTIKTLTTVTSSTDDDGNATTTAAALTSDSTVRNIVSGLRNQLISNSGDGGTIKLLSQLGVSTQNDGTLSIDDDELEAALEKNAASVEGFFTGTNGLLTRMSTSLDIYADDDGLLDQRTDSLNDTLSNLSKQQTNLDRRIEKYEATMYAKYNAMDTLVAQLTATSDSVMTTLNALNNASSDD, from the coding sequence ATGGGCACTTCCGTTAACGGAGTCGGGTCCGGCATCGACATCGACTCGATCGTCTCTGCCCTGGTCTCGGCGCAAAAGGCGCCGAAGCAAAGCCAGATCGATAAGGCAACGACCAAGGCCACTACGAGTCTGTCGGCTATCGGTACGCTGAAAAGCGCGCTGGAGAAGTTCCAAAAGTCTATGGAAGACTTGGCTGAGAACAGCTCGTTCACCGGCATGACCGCCAAATCGTCCAATGAGGAAGCGCTCACTGCCAAGGTTGGCGCCGGTGCGGCTTCAGGCACTTACGTCATCAAGACAACTTCGATCGCCACCAGCTCCAAGGTCGCGACGCAGTATGTTTCCACCGGTACTACTTTCGGAGCCGGTACGTTCACGATTACCCAGGGCTCCGGTTCGCCAACGACCATCAAGGTCGCAAGCGGTGCCACCCTGTCGGATATCCGGGACAGCATCAATACTCAGCTCAAAGACAGTGGTATCACTGCCAATATCATCTCTGACTCCGAAGGTCAGCGCCTAGTGCTGAGTTCCGCGACCACGGGTGAAGGTACTGATATAAGTCTCAGCACCAGTTCGACCACGCTTGAGTCGCTGAAGATCGATGGTGTGAACACCCAGGCGTCCGATACTGCTGGCGGCTATGTTGTAGCCCCTGCTGCCGATGCGGTCTACACCATCGACGGCCTGTCGATGAAGAGCTCCACCAACGAAATCACCACCGCCATCAGTGGAGTCGAGTTCACCCTGCTGGAAGACGACAGCAAGGCGACCATCACCGTCGATACCAACACTGACGGCCTAAAAGAGTCGATCACCTCGTTCGTTGACTCATACAACTCCTTGATGTCCACCATCAAGACCTTGACCACCGTGACCTCCAGCACCGATGACGACGGCAATGCCACTACCACGGCGGCCGCGCTGACCAGCGACTCGACCGTACGTAACATCGTCAGCGGTCTGCGTAACCAACTGATCAGTAACTCCGGCGACGGCGGCACCATCAAGCTGTTGTCACAGCTGGGCGTCTCCACCCAGAACGATGGCACGCTGTCCATCGATGATGACGAATTGGAAGCGGCGCTGGAAAAAAACGCAGCCTCTGTCGAGGGCTTCTTCACCGGCACCAATGGCCTGCTGACCCGCATGTCCACGTCGTTGGATATCTATGCCGATGACGACGGCCTGCTGGACCAGCGCACCGACTCGCTGAACGACACCCTGTCGAATCTGAGCAAGCAGCAGACCAATCTCGATCGCCGCATTGAAAAATACGAGGCGACCATGTACGCCAAGTACAACGCGATGGATACCCTCGTAGCGCAGCTAACGGCTACGAGCGACAGTGTGATGACCACCCTGAACGCCTTGAACAATGCTAGCTCCGACGACTGA